Proteins encoded in a region of the Kryptolebias marmoratus isolate JLee-2015 linkage group LG14, ASM164957v2, whole genome shotgun sequence genome:
- the hmgcs1 gene encoding hydroxymethylglutaryl-CoA synthase, cytoplasmic: MPGSAPIACLGPWPKDVGIIAMELYFPSQYVDQAELEQFDGVAAGKYTIGLGQARMGFCSDREDINSLCLTVVQRLMERNGLSYDSIGRLEVGTETIIDKSKSVKTVLMQLFEDSGNTDVEGIDTTNACYGGTAALFNAVNWVESSSWDGRYALVVAGDIAVYATGSARPTGGAGAVAMLVGPNAPLAFERGLRGTHMQHAYDFYKPDMVSEYPVVDGKLSIECYLSALDHCYSVYRNKIHAQWQREGSDKHFSLEDFGFLVFHSPYCKLVQKSLARLMLNDFLNHPSPNTETGHFAGLDAFRDVKPEETYFDRDVEKAFMKASAELFKRKTKPSLLISNQNGNMYTPSVYGCLASVIAEHTPSQLAGQRVGVFSYGSGFAATLYSLRITQDHTPGSGLDKLVSSLSDLRVRLNSRTKVSPAVFSESMKLREETHHLASYIPQSSVEDLFLGTWYLTRVDDKHRREYARRALDDDLPAEPERVRSSTAAEHIPSPAKKMPRIPAATAGPGAASSN, translated from the exons ATGCCAGGCTCAGCCCCGATCGCTTGCTTGGGACCGTGGCCCAAAGATGTGGGTATCATTGCCATGGAATTGTACTTCCCGTCGCAGTACGTGGATCAAGCtgagctggagcagtttgacGGTGTGGCGGCTGGGAAATACACCATAGGCCTGGGCCAGGCCCGTATGGGTTTCTGCTCGGACCGAGAGGACATCAACTCCCTGTGCCTGACCGTGGTCCAGAGGCTGATGGAGAGGAACGGTCTGTCCTACGACAGCATCGGTCGACTGGAGGTTGGCACCGAGACCATCATCGACAAGTCAAAGTCGGTCAAGACGGTCCTCATGCAGCTGTTTGAGGACTCTGGCAACACAGATGTGGAAGGCATCGACACAACAAACGCTTGCTACGGCGGCACAGCTGCTCTCTTCAACGCCGTTAACTGGGTGGAGTCCAGCTCATGGGACG GACGTTATGCTTTGGTGGTTGCAGGAGACATTGCAGTCTACGCCACAGGAAGTGCTCGACCTACGGGAGGTGCTGGAGCAGTGGCCATGCTCGTCGGGCCTAATGCTCCTTTAGCCTTTGAACGAG GTCTGCGGGGAACCCACATGCAGCACGCGTATGACTTCTACAAGCCAGACATGGTGTCCGAGTACCCTGTGGTGGACGGCAAGCTGTCCATCGAATGCTACCTCAGTGCCTTGGACCACTGCTACTCCGTGTATCGCAACAAGATCCACGCACAGTGGCAAAGAG AGGGTTCAGACAAGCACTTCAGCCTGGAGGACTTTGGGTTTTTAGTCTTCCACTCTCCCTACTGCAAGCTGGTACAGAAGTCCTTGGCTCGACTGATGCTGAATGACTTCCTGAACCACCCCAGCCCCAACACAGAGACGGGACACTTTGCAGGCCTGGACGCCTTCAG AGATGTGAAACCAGAAGAGACGTACTTCGACAGGGACGTGGAGAAGGCCTTCATGAAGGCCAGCGCGGAGCTGTTTAAGAGGAAGACCAAGCCGTCCTTGCTCATCTCCAACCAGAACGGAAACATGTACACGCCGTCTGTCTACGGCTGCCTGGCGTCCGTCATTGCCGA ACACACCCCATCACAGCTGGCAGGACAGAGGGTGGGAGTTTTCTCCTACGGTTCAGGATTCGCCGCCACTTTGTATTCCCTGAGGATCACACAGGATCACACCCCCG GATCTGGGCTGGATAAACTTGTGTCCAGCCTGAGCGACCTGAGGGTCAGGCTGAACTCGCGGACGAAGGTTTCAcctgctgttttctctgaaaGTATGAAGCTGCGGGAGGAGACTCACCACTTAG CCAGCTACATCCCTCAAAGCTCAGTGGAGGATCTGTTCCTAGGGACGTGGTACCTGACCCGAGTGGACGACAAGCACCGCAGGGAGTACGCTCGCAGAGCTCTGGACGACGACCTGCCGGCAGAGCCAGAACGTGTTCGCTCCAGTACTGCTGCTGAG CACATTCCCAGTCCAGCCAAGAAGATGCCTCGCATCCCTGCAGCCACAGCTGGACCCGGGGCCGCCAGCAGCAACTGA